Below is a window of Streptosporangiales bacterium DNA.
CTTTCCGCGGCAACGGTCTGTGTGGCACCGGGGTTATCCACAGATTCGTCAGGTGCGCTCACCGGCGGGTGTCGCGCCTTCAGACTCGTACGGGACGGCAGGGCCGATCCGTGGAGGACGTGATGGACGGGCAGGTGGTGGTGCGACCGCCGGTGGTCGCCGCCTGGGGGCGGCACACCGAGGACATCTCGGCCGAGCTGTCCGCCGTGCCAGGCACGTTGGCCGCGGCGGTGGCGGCGCTCGACGAGGCCGGTGCCGGCGATCTCGCCGGTGCCTGGGCGGTGGCCGCGTTCGCCGGCACCGCGGGTGCGGCCGTGGCCTAACTGCGGCGTCGGATGGGTGCGTCCGCCGGGGCGTTCACGGCTACCGCAGCAGCTACGCGGGTACCGACGGGCGGCAGGCGGACGGCTTCGCCGTCCCACCGGCGGTGCGCCGTGGGGTGGCCGAATGCCGGTGACCGTGGCGACGCTGCGCGGCTGGCCGCGACGGCGCTCACCGGTGCGGGGGAGCAGCTGCACCGTGCCGGCGCCGAGATCGGCAGCGTGCGCGACGGTTACGGCGTCCGGGTGCTCGGTCCGCTGGCCAGCGGCCGGGACTGGCTCGACGGCGGCCAGCAGCACGCCGTCCCGGAGGCGGTGCAGCTGCACCGCATGGTCGGCGAGCTGCCGCCCACCATGCGCACCGCGTCGGCTGCGGTGCACACCTGGGCGGACGGCCTGGCCGGCGTACAGCGTCGGCTGCAGCACCTGGAGACCGTAGCCACCGACCACGGCCTACGCATCGAGGACGACGGCACCATCGCCGGCGACGGTGCCGACGAGGTCCGCGACGCGTTGCAGGCGAGGCTCGGCAGCTTGCTAGCCGACGCCGCGGACATCGACGACACCTGCGCCCGCCGGCTGACCGCCCTGCTCGAGGACACGACCACCGGCAGCCCCCTCGCCGACCGAGCCGGCCAGTCGCTGCTAGCCCCGCCGATGCCCCCAGCCAAAGACGGCGGCGGCCTAGGCGGCGGCCCGGACTGCCCCGCCACCCACCGGCGGCGGCCTCGGCAACTTCTTCCGCCGCCTCTTCCGCCCCAACGACCCCTGGCCCCGCCCCCGAACCCAACCCACCCCTGGACCGGCTCGGGCAAGACCACCGCCCAGCTCAAGGCCAGCGGCAAGGACCACCAGTCCGGCGAAGGTAAGAACGAGCTATCCCGCGCCGGTAGGATCCTCGACAAACACAATGATCGGAAACGACCAGGGCATGACGAGTTTCCGGATCCCAAAGGAAATGGTCGGAATAGGAGCAAGATTGCTCAACGGAGTCGATGAGATCCTGGGTGATCCTCGCACCAGAGAACTTCCCATCACCTATGAAAAGAGCACCGCCTGAAGCGGGAGAACTCGGTCAGTGCGGACGTGATGCTGGCCGCCATCGGGCGCGCGTAAGGGTCGGGCAGAGGTCCCCCCTCCCCCCGGGAAGGGCGGGTGTGTGGAGGGCGCCGCGGTCCGACATCGGCGTGCGGTCGCGAACACGGCCGGCAGGAGCCGCACCACTGAGTCGGTCGGTCGACCGCGGGCGAGACGCGGCTTGGCGCGACCAAGGCGTCCGACAGCAGCGCGGCACTCAGCGTGGCCGTTGTCGCCCTCGAGCTCCCGGTGCCCGACGGCCCCGGTAGGGCGCACCGGGGCGGGCTCTGGTCGCAGGTAGCGGTAGTGGCAGCTTGCCAGCCGTGGGCCAGCCACCGGCCCGACATGGACCACCACCAACGTCCGTGGGCAAGTTACGCCGGGCAAACTCCCCGGGCGCTGGGAGGTCAATTGTCGCTCGCCGCATTGCGGGGTTGACGGGGGCGTGGAGTGCGCTGTCTAATTAACTGTAAGCGTTTACAACAACGTTTACAAGGGAGTGGACGTGGCGTCTGGGCGGCCGACGGTCTCGCTCGTGGCGGAGCGGGCCGGGGTTTCGATCGCGTCCGTGTCGCGCGTGCTGAACGGGTTGCCGGCGAGTCCGGAGATGACGGCGCGCGTGCAGGCGGCCGTGGAGGCGCTCGGCTACGCGCCGGACGCGGCGGCCAGGTCGCTGAAGATGCGACGCACCGACCAGCTCGCCCTCGCAGTGGACGATATCGGCAACCCGGTCTACGTCGAGATGATGCGGGCGATCGAGTCGGTGGTGCAGCCGCTCGGGTTTCGGCTGGTCGTGTCGTCCACACGGTCGGATCCCGATGGAGCGAGCGGCGTGCTGCGTAGTCTCGCCCGCGGGTATGCGGACGGTCTCATCCTCTCCCAGCTGCGACCGACCGACGAGCTGGTCGACGAGCTGCGCCGCTGCCGGCTCCCTGTGGTGGTCGTGGGCAAGCTGCCCAGCGGGGTGGATATCGACAACGTGCGCACCGACTCGGCCAAGGGTGTCGGGATCGCGGTCGAGCACCTCGTGACAACCGGTCGTACGTCGATCGCGTTCGTGAACGGTCCGGCGGGCGCGGTGCCCGCGACGGCGAGGTCGCGCGGCTTCCAGCACGCGCTGACCAAGCACGACCTGGACGTGCCCGACGACCTCCTGGTCGCGGCCGACGACTTCACCTTCGAGGCGGGGCAGCGGGCCGGCAAGGAGCTTTTCGAGACGGCGGGGCCGGACGCCGTGGTATGCGCGAACGACCTGCTGGCCATCGGTGTGATGCGCGCCGCCGCGGTCGCCGGCATCACGGTGCCGGACGACGTCGCCGTCGTCGGGGTGGACGACATCGAGCTGGCGGCGCTCTACTCGCCCTCGCTGTCCAGCGTCTCGCTACGTTCGGCCGAACGCGGCGAACGCGCCGCACGGCTGCTGCTCGACCGCCTCGCGGACCCCGAGCTACCGTGCCGCCGCACCACGGTCGGCCCTCGGCTGGTGGCGAGAGAGTCGACCCAACCGCGACCGGCGTCGGCAAGACGGACGGGGACGCGATGAGGGCCGTGTTTGCGCTGTGTGTCGGGTCGCGTGCGCAAGGCGCGGGGGTCAGTGCAGCTGCGACCGGTGTCGGCGCGTCGGGCGGGGACGCGATGACGGCTGTGCTTTCGCCGGGTGCGCGTACGGCGCTGGAGTCTGGCCAGTGGGGACCGGAGTCACCCCAGCCGAGGACGACCTCTGGTGGACCGTCGGGGTCGGCCCGGCCGGGAGTGGAGGCGGGGCGAGGGGTGGGGGTGCGATGACGACCGTGCTTCCGCCGCCTACTCCGTCTCCGGCGGGTAAGGGTAGGGCGGGGAAGGGGGGTAGGGCGGGGCGAGGCCAAGCCGGGGCATGGGGCTAGGCAGTCGTTGACGCTCATAGTGCCTGCGCTTATCCTTGTCGTGGCGTTCTCCCTCGTCCCGCTGCTTGTCGGGGTTGGGCTCGCGTTCACCGACGCGCGGTTCGGGTTGCAGGCGCCGCGGTTTACGGGTGTCGAGAACGTCGTGCTGTTGTTCACGGACGCGCAGTTCTGGGCGTCGTTCTGGATCGGGTTGGTCTGGGCGTTCGCGACTACCGCGGGGCAGTACCTGTTGGGTCTCGGGTTGGCGCCACTACTCAACCAGCGCATCCGTGGCCGGTGGCTGGTACGGACGCTGACGCTGGTGCCGTGGGCGATGCCGCCGGTGATCGTCGCGCAGACGTGGAAGCTCGTCTACCATCCGGACGCCGGCATCCTGAACTACGGGCTGAAGGCCATCGGGCTCAGCACGAACGGCGTGGACTGGCTGGGCAGCTTCGCGTGGGCGTTGCCCGCGGTCATTCTCGTCGGCATCTGGGCGGGCATGCCGCAGACGACCATCGTGTTGCTCGCGGGCCTGCAGAACATTCCCGCGGAGATGCACGAGGCCGCCGCCATCGACGGTGCGGGCGTGTGGCGCAGGTTCCGCGCGGTCACGCTGCCGCTGCTCAAACCCGTCACCGTCGTGATCGTCACGCTGAACTTCATCTGGAACTTCAACTCGTTCGGACTGGTCTACGTGCTCACGGCGGGAGGCCCCGGCACGTCCACCAGGTTGCCGCTGCTCAAACCCGTCACCGTCGTGATCGTCACGCTGAACTTCATCTGGAACTTCAACTCGTTCGGACTGGTCTACGTGCTCACGGCGGGAGGCCCCGGCACGTCCACCAGGTTGCCGCTGCTGTTCGCGTACGAGGAGGCGTTCGCGTTCGGACACTTCGGGTACGCCTCGATGCTCGGCCTCGCGATGGTCGCGGTCATCTCGGTGCTGCTGTTCTTCTACCTGCGGGCGCAACGGGAGGACACCGTATGAACGCGCGCCGGCCGTGGTGGGCGAGCGGGCTGATGTACGCCGCACTCGCGCTCTACATGGTCTACCTCGCCTTCCCGCTCGTGTGGATGCTGTCGACGTCGTTCAAGCCGGCGCCGGAGATCTCCGCGCTGGTGCCCAGCCTGCTCCCCGACGACCCGACGTTGGGCAACTACCTCAGCGCGTTCGAGCAGCAGAACATCGCCCGCAGCGCGCTCAACAGCCTGCAGATCTCGATCATCACGGCGGTGGTGAGCGTGCTGATCGCGCTGCCGGCTGCGTACGCGGTCGCCCGGATCAGGTCGCGGCTGAACAAGGCGGTCATCGGTTGGGTGCTGCTGTCGCAGATGTTCCCGCTGATCCTCATCCTGGTGCCGTTGTTCCTGCTGCTGCGCTACATCCACCTGGCGAACACGCACCTGGGTCTGATCATCGTCTACGTGGTGTGGAGCCTGCCGTTCTCGCTGTGGCTGCTCCAAGGGCATATCAAGGCGATCCCCGTGGAGGTCGAGGAGGCCGCGGCGGTCGACGGTGCCAGCCGGCTGCGCATCATAAAGGACGTCGTCGCGCCGTTGCTCATCCCTGGCCTCATCGCGACGGTGATGTTCGCGTTCATCCAGGCGTGGAACGAGTTCTTCTTCGCGCTCGCGGTGTTGAAGGACCCGGAGCTAGCAACGCTGTCGATCACGTTGGCGAAGTTCACCGGCGTGGACGGCACTGCCCAGTGGGGGCCGTTGGCCGCCAGTTGTTTCCTCGCCACGTTGCCGAGTCTCGCCTTGTTCGCGCTCATCCAGCGGCGGCTCACTTCCGGGTTGCTCAGCGGTGCGGTGAAGAGTTGACGGATGCAGAGGAGGAAGTCGATGCGAGCAGCGATAGCTGCGGTGACCGCGGTGCTGCTGACCGCGACCGCGTGTGGGTCCGGAGGTGATTCGGGTGTCGTCAACCTGAAGTTCTACAGCGTCGCCTTCCAGAAGGCGAACGTGAAGGCGTACAAGCAGCTGATCAACGAGTGGAACGAGGAGAACCCGAAGATCCAGGTGGAGCTGGTGCAGGGGAACTGGGACGCGGCGCCCGACTACCTGCTCACCTCGTTCCAGGGTGGTGACGCGCCCGACATGTTCTACTACGAGGCTCAAGGGCTGCAGACGTTCGCCGACGCGGGCTTCCTGCTCGACCTCTCCGACCAGCTGCCGAAGGAGATGAAGGACGACATCATCCCGTCGGCGTGGGCGTCGGTGGAGGACAAGAAGAGCGGCACGTACGGCATCCCGTTCTCGTGGGAGACGCAGCTGTTCATGGTGAACAAGAAGCTCTTCGACAAGGCCGGTATCGAGCTGCCCACCTCCGAGGACCCGTGGACGTGGGAGGAGATGCGCGCGGCCGCGAAGAAGCTCACCGAGGACAAGAACGGCGACGGCACGCCTGAACGATACGGCGTCGCATGGTCGCTCGAGCAGGCGACCAACGCCATGCTCACGTACTCGATGAACTACGACGGCAAGTACTTCTACCGCAGTGGCGGCAAGCCCACCGTGCGCTACGACGCGGCCGAGCAGCAGGTGCCGCAACAGATCCACGACATGATCTGGAACGAGAAGACGTCACCGAAGACGTCGGCGAGCATGGGAGCGGACGACGTCCTGCCGGGCTTCTACGGCGGCAAGTACGCCATGATCTCCAAGGGCGTCTGGTTCCGCGGCTCGCTGAAGGACTCCGCGCCCAAGGGATTCGACTGGCAGGTCCTGCCACCGCTTGAAGGTGACACGCAGGGCCAGGCCAGTGCACCGCAGACCATGTCGATCGCGGCCGAGTCGGAGCATCCGGAGGAGTCGATGCAGTTCCTCAGCTGGCTGCTGAACACGGAGAACATGGGCAAGCTCGCGTACACCGACTGGATGATCCCCACCAGGGAGTCGTCGTTGAAGGAACCGGAGTTCAACACGGAGAAGGACGGTTGGAAGGTCGCGGTCGAGTCAGGAAGCATCCGGGAGAAGGCGCCGTATCTCGGGGTGAACGGCTTCGAGGAGTGGAAGAGCAAGGCCGCGGATCCCGCCTTCCAGCAGTACTTCGGCAACAAGATCAGCGACGCCGAGCTGAAGAAGAAGCTCGCCGACGACGGCAACGGGATCCTGGAGCGCGCTAACCGGTGAGTGGGGACGAGTTACGGAACAAGGCCGTCGGGTGCATCGCCGGCGCTGCAGTCGGCGATGCGCTCGGCGATGCCACAGAGGGCTGGACACCCCAGCAGATCATCGCGAGGTACGGCAGCTGGGTCACCGGGATCGTGCCACCATTCAACACGGACTGGCGCGACGCCAGGCCGATCGCGCCGTACCACAAGGGCGACGGGCATATCATCGACGACACGTTGATGATGCTGACGTTGGCCAGCGTCTACCGTAAGTGCCGCGACCACCTGGACGCGTACGACATCGCGGAGAAGCTTGTGCCGCGGCTGGTCGACGACAAGGTGTGGATACCCGAGCTCGAGGCGGAAGCCCTGCCGCTGCAACGGATCTTCCTCGCCGAGAAATGGCTCGTGCTGCGCCTGCACTACGGGCACAACGACCCGCGCGAGGCAGGGGTCGGCAACATCGTCAACTGTGGTGCGGCGATGTACATGGCGCCCGTGGGGGTGGTGAACGCCGCCGACCCGGAACGGGCGTACGCCGAGGCGATCGAGCTCGCCGGTCCGCACCAGTCCAGCTACGGCCGGGAGGCGGCAGGCGTGTTCGCCGGCACGGTGGCGGCGGCGCTGGCCCCCGGCGCCACCGTGGCCGGCGTACAGGAGGTCGCCGTCGAGGTGGCCAACGACGGTACGAAGGCGGCCATCGAGGCGGTGCTCGACGTGGCGCGCGCGGAGGAGCGTTGGTCGGACGCGTTGCCACGGCTGCGTGCGGCGATGGCGCCGTACGACACCGTCGGCGAGGACTACCGCAACCAGGGGCTGGGGGCGCGGCGGCCGAGCCGGCTGCACTCGATCGAGGAGCTGCCGATGGCGCTGGCGATGCTCACCATGGCCGGCGGCGACTACCGGGAGACGGTGCTCGGTGTTGCCGGACTTGGCACCCGTCGTGGTGAGCAGCAATATGGGTGCGCCCTCGAACATCCCGCCGACCTTGCCGCCGTTCGTGCGGAACTCCTCGATGACCTGGGTGTTGAAGTCTGCCATGCCTGCTCCGTTCCTCGTCGGTTCTCCAGACGCGTAACGACGCAGCCTGCCGCGTTAGTCCCGCCGCTATGGTGGGGCCATCGAGAACGCAACGACTCGCACGGCTGCGACCCGCGACGTCACCGGGTCGCTGTGGCGTGTGCTTGCGGTGCTGCGCCTGGTGCTCGTCGGCTACGCGTTCGTGGTCAACGTCGTGCAGTGGGGAGAGTACGCCAGGCCGTTGCTCGGCTGGCTGGTGTTCGCCGCCATCGCCGTATGGTCCGCGATCGCGACCTGGTTCTACGCGGTGCCGCGACGGCGGTACCGCTGGGTGCTGGCCATCGACGTAGCGGTCGCGCTCGGCGGCCTGTTGCTGACGCCGGTCGTGCAGGGCGACCTGGCGGCGGCCGAGCAGGCGGCGAGCGTGCCGTCGTACTGGATCGCGGCGCCGGTGCTCGCGTGTGCGATCCGCGGCGGCTGGCAGGGCGGGCTGATCGTGGCCGTCGTGGTCGGCGTCGTGGACATCTCCGTGCGCGCCGAGGTCATCCAACGGACGCTGGGCAACACGTTCCTGCTGTGCCTCGCCGCCGTCGTGGTGGGGTACTCCGCCGCGCTCGTACGGTCGGCGGCCGCGGAACGTACGGCCGCCACCGCGTTGTCCGCGGCCACCGCCGAGCGGGAGCGCATCGCCCGTGCCGTGCACGACGGTGTGCTCCAGGTGCTGGCGTACGTGCAGCGCAGAGGCAGCCAGATCGGCGGCCCCACGAGGGAGCTCGCCGACCTCGCCGGCGAGCAGGAGGCGGCCCTGCGGGCGTTGATCAGGGAGCAGGCCGCCGAGCCGGACACGGTGGGCGACGTGGCAGCGCTGCTGCAGCCGCTCGCCGGTGCTTCGGTGTCGGTGGCGACGCCGGGCACGGCGGTGCAGCTGCCCGCGCCAGCGGCCAGCGAGCTCGTCGCCGCCGTACGGGAGGCCGTGCTCAACGCGCGCGAGCACGCCGCGGACGCGCCGGTGTACGTGTTGGTCGAGGACGAGGTCG
It encodes the following:
- a CDS encoding substrate-binding domain-containing protein; this encodes MASGRPTVSLVAERAGVSIASVSRVLNGLPASPEMTARVQAAVEALGYAPDAAARSLKMRRTDQLALAVDDIGNPVYVEMMRAIESVVQPLGFRLVVSSTRSDPDGASGVLRSLARGYADGLILSQLRPTDELVDELRRCRLPVVVVGKLPSGVDIDNVRTDSAKGVGIAVEHLVTTGRTSIAFVNGPAGAVPATARSRGFQHALTKHDLDVPDDLLVAADDFTFEAGQRAGKELFETAGPDAVVCANDLLAIGVMRAAAVAGITVPDDVAVVGVDDIELAALYSPSLSSVSLRSAERGERAARLLLDRLADPELPCRRTTVGPRLVARESTQPRPASARRTGTR
- a CDS encoding ABC transporter permease subunit, whose protein sequence is MTLIVPALILVVAFSLVPLLVGVGLAFTDARFGLQAPRFTGVENVVLLFTDAQFWASFWIGLVWAFATTAGQYLLGLGLAPLLNQRIRGRWLVRTLTLVPWAMPPVIVAQTWKLVYHPDAGILNYGLKAIGLSTNGVDWLGSFAWALPAVILVGIWAGMPQTTIVLLAGLQNIPAEMHEAAAIDGAGVWRRFRAVTLPLLKPVTVVIVTLNFIWNFNSFGLVYVLTAGGPGTSTRLPLLKPVTVVIVTLNFIWNFNSFGLVYVLTAGGPGTSTRLPLLFAYEEAFAFGHFGYASMLGLAMVAVISVLLFFYLRAQREDTV
- a CDS encoding ABC transporter permease subunit, which encodes MNARRPWWASGLMYAALALYMVYLAFPLVWMLSTSFKPAPEISALVPSLLPDDPTLGNYLSAFEQQNIARSALNSLQISIITAVVSVLIALPAAYAVARIRSRLNKAVIGWVLLSQMFPLILILVPLFLLLRYIHLANTHLGLIIVYVVWSLPFSLWLLQGHIKAIPVEVEEAAAVDGASRLRIIKDVVAPLLIPGLIATVMFAFIQAWNEFFFALAVLKDPELATLSITLAKFTGVDGTAQWGPLAASCFLATLPSLALFALIQRRLTSGLLSGAVKS
- a CDS encoding extracellular solute-binding protein, whose product is MQRRKSMRAAIAAVTAVLLTATACGSGGDSGVVNLKFYSVAFQKANVKAYKQLINEWNEENPKIQVELVQGNWDAAPDYLLTSFQGGDAPDMFYYEAQGLQTFADAGFLLDLSDQLPKEMKDDIIPSAWASVEDKKSGTYGIPFSWETQLFMVNKKLFDKAGIELPTSEDPWTWEEMRAAAKKLTEDKNGDGTPERYGVAWSLEQATNAMLTYSMNYDGKYFYRSGGKPTVRYDAAEQQVPQQIHDMIWNEKTSPKTSASMGADDVLPGFYGGKYAMISKGVWFRGSLKDSAPKGFDWQVLPPLEGDTQGQASAPQTMSIAAESEHPEESMQFLSWLLNTENMGKLAYTDWMIPTRESSLKEPEFNTEKDGWKVAVESGSIREKAPYLGVNGFEEWKSKAADPAFQQYFGNKISDAELKKKLADDGNGILERANR